Proteins from a genomic interval of Medicago truncatula cultivar Jemalong A17 chromosome 3, MtrunA17r5.0-ANR, whole genome shotgun sequence:
- the LOC11428223 gene encoding protein ACTIVITY OF BC1 COMPLEX KINASE 8, chloroplastic yields the protein MATTSSLLQLSQLHFLSPQITLRNRFSFSTRSISRFSTSNVTLRSTRIRASKEESAIAERVNDVEWSGNGVASRAGSNGAAGGYVNGAVNGSSVKYGNGNGVASTVVVDVEASKVNEDGRKRRLEEIGKEDAWFKQTEEQKVEVAVAPGGRWSRFKTYSTIQRTLEIWGFVVTFIFKAWLDNQKFSYKGEMTEEKKKLRRKTLAKWLKESILRLGPTFIKIGQQFSTRVDILPQEYVDQLSELQDQVPPFPSESALAIVEEELGASVGDIFDQFDYEPIAAASLGQVHRARLKGQEVVVKVQRPGLKDLFDIDLKNLRVIAEYLQKIDPKSDGAKRDWVAIYDECASVLYQEIDYTKEAANAELFASNFKNMSYVKVPSIYWDYTTPQILTMEYVPGIKINKIQALDQLGVDRARLGRYAVESFLEQILSHGFFHADPHPGNIAVDDVNGGRLIFYDFGMMGSISPNIREGLLETFYGVYEKDPDRVLQSMIQMGVLVPTGDMTAVRRTAQFFLNSFEERLAAQRKEKEEATGELGFKKPLSKEEKMMKKKQRLAAIGEDLLSISSDQPFRFPATFTFVVRAFSVLDGIGKGLDPRFDITEIAKPYALELLRFREAGVEVVLKDFTKRWDRQSQAFYNLFRQADRVDKLASIIQRLEQGDLKLRVRTLESERAFQRVATVQKTIGNAVAAGSLINLATILYLNSIRVPAIAAYVFCAFFGFQVLLGIVKVKKLDETERLITGTA from the exons ATGGCTACTACCTCTTCTCTTCTCCAACTATCCCAACTCCATTTCCTTTCCCCACAAATCACTCTCCGCAACCGTTTTTCTTTCTCCACACGCTCCATTTCCCGCTTTTCCACCTCCAATGTCACTCTTCGCTCCACGCGAATCCGTGCTTCAAAAGAAGAATCCGCGATAGCAGAACGAGTTAACGACGTGGAATGGAGCGGAAACGGAGTTGCCTCCCGTGCCGGCAGTAATGGAGCAGCAGGAGGTTATGTTAACGGCGCCGTTAACGGAAGTTCAGTGAAATATGGAAATGGAAACGGTGTAGCTTCTACGGTGGTTGTGGATGTTGAAGCTTCTAAAGTGAACGAGGATGGAAGGAAGAGAAGATTGGAGGAGATTGGTAAAGAAGACGCGTGGTTTAAACAAACTGAGGAACAAAAAGTTGAG gtAGCAGTTGCTCCTGGAGGTCGTTGGAGTAGATTCAAGACTTACTCTACAATCCAGAGAACCTTAGAAATTTGGGGATTTGTTGTAACATTTATCTTTAAGGCTTGGTTGGACAATCAGAAGTTCTCTTACAAAG GAGAAATGACTgaggaaaaaaagaagttaaggcGGAAGACCCTTGCCAAGTGGCTTAAGGAAAGCATCTTGAGATTAGGTCCTACATTCATTAAAATTGGGCAGCAGTTCTCCACTAGAGTGGACATTCTTCCTCAAGAATATGTTGACCAGTTGTCTGAACTTCAG GATCAAGTTCCTCCATTTCCCTCTGAGAGTGCTTTAGCTATTGTTGAAGAAGAGCTTGGAGCTTCTGTAGGTGATATCTTTGATCAGTTTGACTATGAACCAATAGCTGCTGCAAGTCTTG GTCAGGTTCATCGCGCAAGATTGAAGGGACAGGAGGTTGTTGTTAAAGTGCAAAGGCCTGGTCTCAAGGATCTTTTTGATATTGATCTAAAAAACCTGAGG GTTATTGCTGAATATCTTCAAAAAATTGATCCAAAGTCAGATGGTGCAAAGAGGGATTGGGTTGCTATTTATGATGAATGTGCCTCTGTCTTATATCAG GAGATCGATTACACGAAGGAGGCTGCTAATGCAGAATTGTTTGCTAGTAACTTTAAGAACATGAGTTATGTGAAAGTTCCTTCAATCTACTGGGATTATACCACACCACAG ATTCTGACAATGGAATATGTTCCaggaattaaaataaacaaaatacaaGCTTTAGATCAACTTGGTGTTGATCGCGCAAG GTTAGGGAGATATGCAGTTGAATCGTTCTTGGAACAAATTTTATCGCATGGTTTCTTCCATGCTGACCCT CATCCTGGAAATATTGCAGTTGATGATGTCAATGGTGGAAGATTGATCTTCTACGATTTCGGAATGATGGGGAG CATCAGTCCAAACATCCGAGAAGGCTTGCTTGAGACATTTTATGGAGTCTATGAGAAGGATCCAGATAGG GTTCTTCAATCAATGATTCAAATGGGTGTTCTTGTTCCTACTGGAGATATGACTGCTGTTAGGCGAACAGCACAATTCTTTCTTAACAG TTTTGAGGAGCGCCTGGCTGCACaaaggaaagagaaagaggaagcAACAGGTGAACTTGGATTCAAAAAACCATTAAGCAAGGAggaaaaaatgatgaaaaagaaacaacGTCTAGCTGCTATTG GTGAAGATTTATTATCCATATCATCAGACCAACCCTTCCGGTTTCCTGCTACATTTACATTTGTTGTTAGAGCTTTCTCAG TGTTGGATGGCATTGGAAAGGGCCTTGACCCACGTTTTGACATTACTGAGATTGCCAAACC TTATGCTCTGGAGTTACTAAGGTTTCGTGAGGCAGGGGTTGAAGTTGTCTTAAAG GACTTCACTAAGAGATGGGATAGACAATCTCAAGCTTTTTACAACTTATTTAGGCAGGCTGACAGGGTGGACAAGCTTGCTTCAATAATCCAAAGACTG GAGCAAGGAGATCTAAAGCTCCGAGTTCGAACTTTAGAATCTGAAAGGGCATTCCAGCGTGTTGCCACAGTCCAGAAGACTATAGGAAAT GCAGTAGCTGCTGGAAGCCTAATAAATCTTGCGACAATTTTGTATCTCAATTCGATCCGC GTGCCTGCAATTGCAGCATATGTCTTCTGTGCATTCTTTGGTTTTCAAGTGCTCTTGGGCATTGTAAAGGTCAAGAAGCTAGATGAAACAGAGCGATTGATAACAGGAACTGCATAA
- the LOC11428224 gene encoding LOW QUALITY PROTEIN: protein CPR-5 (The sequence of the model RefSeq protein was modified relative to this genomic sequence to represent the inferred CDS: deleted 1 base in 1 codon): protein MLLLFIETPMAEIETCSSQSASKNRAGLEICETNSYNSSQLQRTKVKGKGIACKRRNPRVSVRRTRGNNVAAIGFPLGMSVAAVMAQVLYRRDAAAEGMSPDHLSSMCTSAIQESLSSVFGDKLDGLTRNFEQSFDSTLSTLRLIYESPASNEGNKLNNMRLEIPSSKFIRGDCSRDIAIEEDQPGLLSHAHAEIVDQSNRREEVGDNFHMESVTRDVALHGQSNQMVCFAPPSSGALVNNPVISTFEKSIMEQCRSNDLKTVELGLTMKKMKLKETELALRYDLNDLQRSKLAVDISKTSFKAEKFKTQLEDTRYGELNKKCIDCLIAGLFIMSSSLFMVLMFITLNGLMKLLSHVLQKRNLPTGGLRSQ, encoded by the exons ATGCTTCTTCTCTTCATTGAAACCCCAATGGCTGAGATCGAGACTTGTTCTTCACAATCAGCATCCAAGAACAGGGCAGGTTTGGAAATTTGCGAAACGAATTCGTATAATTCATCACAATTACAAAGAACTAAAGTTAAAGGGAAGGGAATAGCGTGCAAACGACGAAACCCTAGAGTCTCTGTTCGTCGCACAAGGGGTAATAATGTTGCAGCTATTGGTTTTCCTCTTGGAATGTCGGTCGCCGCTGTTATGGCTCAG gtgTTGTACAGAAGAGATGCAGCAGCTGAGGGTATGTCTCCAGATCATCTTTCGTCG ATGTGCACGTCTGCAATCCAAGAATCTCTATCCAGT GTATTTGGAGACAAGCTAGATGGTTTGACAAGGAACTTTGAGCAATCTTTTGACAGCACTTTGAGTACTCTTCGATTAATTTATGAATCACCAGCTAGCAATGAAGGGAATAAATTGAATAATATGAGGTTGGAAATTCCAAGTTCTAAATTTATCAGAGGAGATTGCTCACGTGATATTGCTATCGAGGAAGATCAACCAGGGCTACTGTCACACGCACACGCTGAAATCGTAGATCAATCAAATAGGCGTGAAGAGGTTGGGGATAACTTCCACATGGAGTCAGTTACTCGTGATGTTGCTTTGCATGGGCAATCAAACCAAATGGTTTGTTTCGCTCCACCCTCTTCTGGAGCTTTAGTTAATAATCCTGTGATCAGTACATTTGAGAAGTCTATTATGGAGCAATGCCGTTCTAATGACCTCAAGACTGTTGAACTTGGTCttacaatgaaaaaaatgaaattgaaagagACAGAGTTGGCTCTCAGATACGATTTAAATGATCTGCAGAGATCCAAGTTAGCTGTGGATATATCAAAGACATCATTCAAAGCTGAAAAGTTTAAGACTCAATTAGAAGATACGAGATATGGTGAACTAAATAAGAAGTGCATAGACTGTCTTATTGCTGGTCTGTTCATTATGTCATCCTCACTT TTTATGGTGCTTATGTTTATAACTTTGAACGGATTAATGAAGCTGCTGAGTCATGTACTCCAGAAGAG gAATCTTCCTACTGGTGgactccgaagtcagtga